AGGACCTTATTTTTGGTACTGGTCTCTTAGCCCTCTTTCTTGGACTAAACGCTAAGGAACCTCTACGAGGCCTATTTCTATTCATACCCATAGGTATAACCTCCAAAATTTTATTAACTTAAATTACTATAATTAATATAAAAATTATTTAGGAAAATATATTTTTTTAAAGGATTTAAAAAGAGACTAGATAAAGTGGCATCTGTACTTTTTAGGGAACTTTGTTATATATATACTTAACCCATAAGATATTAATAACCCTTAGATATCCATAAAAATAAATTTAAATATGGTATATAAAATTTTTGGTGAGGTTATGGGAAAAATAGATCTACTCGAGTACTTTGAAAAAAAGGATAGCACTAGGGAGGAGATACTGAAGATCGCCAGGGAGATTGTAAGGAACTGTGCTATGAATATTCGCCATGTTCAGAAGATGAAAAAGGAGGAGATCTCTTTTGAAGTGATAGATAAACTTAAAAAGTTGGAAGAATTAACTAAGGAGTATTACGATTTTGGAAAGTATCTAAATTTACCTCAGCAGGAGTATGTAGAGTTTCAGATCTTCTACAGTATAGTATTTGAGGATAAATATTTAGAGTACCATGAACTGGAGGTGGAAGTTAAACCTGAAAACTACGTCTTAGGGATCTGCGATGTAGTGGGGGAGTTGAGGAGGATGATATTGGAGTCCATAAAAAATGACGATATTAAGAATGCCGAGAAGTACTACAGGTTCATGGAAAAGATATACGATGAGATAATAAGGTACGACTACTACCATGTAATTGAAGGTTTAAGGAAAAAACAGGACATATGTAGGGGTATCTTGGAGAAAACCTACGGAGATTTAGTAACCTTCGTTGAAAATCTAAAGTTAAGGGAGGAACTTGGGAAACACAGAGACTAAATATTTAAAAAATAAAGAAATTTATTTTCTTATATTTTATTATTACTTCAAAATAATCCAAACATTTAAATAAATAAATACCATGGATGTCAAAAAATATGGTAGGGCAGCGGGGATTTGAACCCCGGACCACTCGGTTATCAGCCGAGCACTCTAACCAGGCTAAGCCACTGCCCTACTTTTCCTTTCAAACTGAGCAAATTTTAATAAGTCAAAGTAGTATATAAACTTTTCTATAATTACTTAATTTAAATATAATATAGTATGAATATATTGTCTCCCACTTTAACTCCAACTACAAAATAGATGATGTAATATAATTTTACTTTTCCCCTGTATATTGTTTTTTAACTGGGATTTTTTAATTTTTTATTTTTTTTTATTATAGCACTTTTGATGTAAATTAGGATAATAAATAAAATATATTCCATACTAAATTATTATTGATAATAAGACCCAACGGTGTGACAATGATACTGTTTAAGGCTGATTATAAAAAATATTCTGTTTCCCAGTTAGAAATGTTAAGATTTAAAGAAGAAGACTTCTATAGAAGATACGATCACTGTGTATTACTCCAAACCTGTAATAGAGTAGAGGTTTATTTCGACCCAAACTTCGTGAACTTAGAAAATTTAAAGATGGACTTCAAAGACTTTGAATTGATAAAGGGAAAGGACGCTATTATCCACCTGCTTAGGTTGGCTTCTGGGCTTGAATCAATGATAATTGGGGAAGATCAAATACTTGGACAGATCAAGAAGAGTTATTACACTGCGAAAAAGTACGGAAAAACCACAAAATATTTAGATACCGTATTCCTAAAGAGCATCCATACAGGCCAGAGGGCAAGATCTGAAACCAAGATTAATAAGGGAAGGGTGTCTATAGCAAGTGCTGCCATAGAACTCTTAGAGAAAAACGTGGAACTGAAGAATAAAAATATATTAGTTGTAGGTGCTGGAGAGATAGGAACCCTCGTAGGTAAGGTTCTCATCGAGAAAAACATCAAAGCTATATTCGTAGCAAATAGAACCTATGAGAGGGCTGAGAGACTTGCAAAGAAACTGGGAGGAATGGCCGTACATTTTGATAAACTGAAAGAAGCTCTAAACTTCTGTGATGTAATTATATGTGCTACAGCATCTCCCCATAAGATATTGGACAAAGATACACTCAAAGATGTTAAAGGGGAGAAGATAATTGTGGATATTGCAAATCCAAGGGATGTAGATGACAACGTAAGAGAACTTCCAAATGTTAAACTCTATACTATAGACGATTTAAGACTAGTATCCAAGGAGAACTTGGAGAAGAGGAAAAAGGAGATACCTATTGTGGAAAAGATCATAGAAGAGGAGTTTTCCATACTTCAAAGAAAACTTGAAAAACTTAACTTTGAACATCTTATAAAGGACTACAGAAATTATATAGAGAATATCAGGAATAGAGAATTGAAAAAGGCTTTGAAGATGATAAGAAGTGGAAAAGATCCAGAGAAGATTATAGTTAAATTTTCAGAAGTTTTTGCAAATAGACTGCTACATGACTTTATTGAAGCTGTTTACAGTAACAAAGTAGATAAGGAAGTTATAAAGGATATGATCACATTGTTAAAGAGTAAAATTCAATGAAGAGTTTTAAATAAGGAAGGTTTGAATAATTATAGATTCTCAATGTTAAACTGTTACAATAGGCTCTTAAAAACCCTTAGAGAAAGATGGTGAAAGAATGGAGAAGATGCTGGCAAAAAATGTAATATCTATCATTGAGGAATTTGCCCCTCCCCATCTGGCAATAGAGGGAGACAATATAGGTCTTCAGGTAGGGAGAGATTTGGAGAAACCTATAGAGAAGATAGGAGTAGCGTTGGATCCCTCGTTACAGGTTATCAAAAGAGCCTGGAAGGAAGGTGTAGATTTTTTATTTACTCACCATCCACTTTTAAAAGATGGTATAAAAACCTTCGATAGTGTAATCTACGAAAAACTGAAAATATTAATAAGTAGGGATATTATACTTTACTCCGCCCATACCAATTTAGATATCTGTGAAGGAGGATTAAATGACTCCTTAGCAAAACTCTACAACTTAAAGGATACTAAATATCTATACGAGAACGGACTGGGAAGAGTAGGAATCTACGAGGGTAGCTTACAGGAGATACTGGATATTACAGAGAAGTATATATGTAAAAACCCAACAGTTATAAACAGTAAAGTTGTAGAAGATAGAGATACCTTGAGAGTGGCAGTACTTTCAGGTTATGGATTATCACAGAAAAATATAGAATACGTATCTAAGATAGCAGAGGTTTATATATCAGGTGATCTAACGCACCACTCAAAGATACTGGCGGAAGATCTCAATCTCTGTATTATAGATGGAGGACACTACGGTACTGAGGTCTATGGGCTGAGGTATTTTTCAAAATATCTTAAGGAGATATTAGAAGTGAAGATAGTGACCTTAGATTTTTAAAGGTGAAATTATGGTTTTACTGTTGATAAGAGGAGATAACTACAAGAAGATCAAAAACGCCCTTGCAGATATTCACAGACATGGAAAACTTACAATCCTTGGAAAACCGAGAATTATAGTCCCGGAGGCTGCTGATGAGATTTTAAAATATATACTGGGGACGATTAAAAAACCATGTAAGAGAGCCTGTCTCGTTAGAATACAGGAGAGTGCTCCAAAGGCAATTGACAGAATAAGGAAGATTCATCCTCCTGCACATATAGTAGTGATAAGTGAAAAATACGAACCTTATTACTATCTAATGAGAGATCTACCCAAGATGCCTGTGTTAAAGGGTTTCTACAAGAGTAAAAAGAAGGAAAAGGAGAAAAATAACGATAAACAATAACATAGTTTCCATCAAGGTTATAGTTACAAAATTTAACAATAACTGTTAAAAAATAATAATTATAAACAGAGAATAAAAATTTTTAAAAAAATAAAACTATTAAACTATATTAATACCTAAAAATAGGGGATATAATATATATGTTAAAGTAAAGTACAACTTTTATCCTCTGGACTAGATCTGATATTGGAGAATTTGTTAAATCTTTTAATTTTCTTCAGAGAATTTTTTTACTTATTTTTTCCGTTATTCTTTTTTTATTTTCATTTAATTATTTAGTTTATTTATACTTATTTTTTTTAATTTTAAATATTTATTTTTTCACTTTTTATAATAATTTATTGTAAATTGTTATTTTTTTGTTATAAGTTTAAAAAAGACATGTTCCTATAGGAAACGTTCATGATAGTAAAGATTGTTAATCTACCTAATCCCTTACAAGAACTTGAGGTAAAATTATATAACCCTATCCAAAAGGGAGACTATATTCATCACCTCAACTTTTAAATAATTCTTTCCTTCCCTGAATTTCTCCAAGGTATCTTTTATATGGTATTCACAGAAGGGACATACTGTAATAACATAATCTGCTCCAGTTTTATATATCATCCTAACCTTTCTTTTTCCTATAGCATATGACACCTTTGGTTTTCCACTTCTAACACCTCCTCCAGCACCACAACATTGATCAGGTATTTCCATTTCTACGAACTTCAATTTAGGTATTCTCTTTAATATCCTCCTAGGTTCTAAGTATATTCCCTGTCCTCTTTTCAGGTGACATGGATCATGATAAGTCACTTTAACATCCAAAGGTTTATACTCCATAGGTACTTTATCTAACACCTGAGTTATGTCCATTACTTGGAATTCTCTCTCTTTATAATCCCTCTTTAGGGTGCTACCACATCCAGCACATACAGTAACTACTCCATCCACATCTAAATTGTTGAACACCTTAAGATTTTTCTTCTTCAACTTTTCTGCAAGATCCCTCTGTCCAGTCCTGAAGAGGGGGGATCCACAACACACCTGCTCTTTAGGTATTACAAGAGATATGCCATGGGCATTAAGTACCTTTATAGCACTCCTACCTACATGCTGTAACCTGTAATCAACTAAACATCCTGTGAAGAATGCCAGCCTCATCTTCTCCTTATCTACTATATACTCCTCCTTTATCTCCTCTAAGAAAGATCTCTTCTCTTTCTTTACAGATCTGTTGCCCTTCAATATATTCTCTCTAACTGTTAAATGGTTTCTTAAGTAGTATCCCTTTTTAAAGGCCAGTTCTCTCAATCTCTCTATAGCCCTATGGACGATATCTATCTCCTTAGGACATACCTCGACGCACTTGGCACAGGTGGTGCAGTTATGGAGGTTCTCAAAGTAGGCCTCTTTCTCCCTCTCTCCTTTATCTCTTGGATCAAATGCAAATCTGGCCAGTTGTCTCATAAACGTAGGTCCTGGATACTGAGAAAACTTCCTAGCAGGACATATGGAAAGACAGCATAGGCAGTCTATACAGTTTCTCACACCTTTAAACTCTTTTATATCCTTAGAGGTGATCGTAGGTATATTCATATCTTCATGCCATTGTAGGTAATTTCTTAAGTCCTGCATCTTCCTGTAGTAGGGAGATCTATCAATTATCAGATCTTTCACTACGTTGAATCCCTCTAAGGGGGATATTATCATTCCATCTTCTACCTTGGTTTTACAGGCTAATCTTGGCTCACCGTTTATAGTCATTGCACAACTTCCACACTGCCCGGATCTACAGGAGGACCTGTATAGGATACCCTCCTTGTAGTTACTGTTGATATATTCTAAGGCTTCCAATACCGTTATACCATCTGGAACTGTGTATTTTTCGAGAATCCCATTTCTATTTACAGTTATAGTTATCAATCCCATACTATCACTGAATTAAAACTGTATGGAGGTATTTCCCTTAAATGAGTATTAGTAAAGAAGTGACAAAGGAAAGAAAATAGAAAAAACTTCTAAATTAATTAAAGTTTAAGATTTTTATTTTTTATTTAATATTAATTATTATTTTTTGATTGTTTACGACCCAATAATCATTTTTATAATGATAGTTAAAATATCTAAAAAGAAAAAATATATATAACGTACTATATTATACCATGTACTAATAATACTTCATGACACCTACACAGTGGCGCCGAGTGCCGTGCCTGGTGGCACGGGGCGGACTTCAGATCCGTCAGTTCTTATGAACTCGGGGTTCGATTCCCCCTCGGCGCCGTTTTTTATCATTTTTCTTGTGAAACTATGAAAAAGATTTATTCAAAGTTAGGTAAATTAACTGATCTCAGAAAGATTGCAGATTTTCTACAGGATTTCACTGGATTTATAAAGGTAGAAGAAGGCATGCTATTTTATATAGATTCGAAGTTGATAGTTTCACTCTGGAGAGATGATCCTCGAGATATAAGAGATATTTTTAAGAAATTACCGGAAGATTTTTTAATTGAGGTGTATCAATGTTCTAAGGAAGAATTAAAAGAAATTATAAAGAAAAAATTGGGAGATGATATATTATTTAAAATAGAGGAG
The genomic region above belongs to Methanofervidicoccus abyssi and contains:
- a CDS encoding translin family protein, coding for MGKIDLLEYFEKKDSTREEILKIAREIVRNCAMNIRHVQKMKKEEISFEVIDKLKKLEELTKEYYDFGKYLNLPQQEYVEFQIFYSIVFEDKYLEYHELEVEVKPENYVLGICDVVGELRRMILESIKNDDIKNAEKYYRFMEKIYDEIIRYDYYHVIEGLRKKQDICRGILEKTYGDLVTFVENLKLREELGKHRD
- the hemA gene encoding glutamyl-tRNA reductase; translation: MILFKADYKKYSVSQLEMLRFKEEDFYRRYDHCVLLQTCNRVEVYFDPNFVNLENLKMDFKDFELIKGKDAIIHLLRLASGLESMIIGEDQILGQIKKSYYTAKKYGKTTKYLDTVFLKSIHTGQRARSETKINKGRVSIASAAIELLEKNVELKNKNILVVGAGEIGTLVGKVLIEKNIKAIFVANRTYERAERLAKKLGGMAVHFDKLKEALNFCDVIICATASPHKILDKDTLKDVKGEKIIVDIANPRDVDDNVRELPNVKLYTIDDLRLVSKENLEKRKKEIPIVEKIIEEEFSILQRKLEKLNFEHLIKDYRNYIENIRNRELKKALKMIRSGKDPEKIIVKFSEVFANRLLHDFIEAVYSNKVDKEVIKDMITLLKSKIQ
- a CDS encoding Nif3-like dinuclear metal center hexameric protein, encoding MLAKNVISIIEEFAPPHLAIEGDNIGLQVGRDLEKPIEKIGVALDPSLQVIKRAWKEGVDFLFTHHPLLKDGIKTFDSVIYEKLKILISRDIILYSAHTNLDICEGGLNDSLAKLYNLKDTKYLYENGLGRVGIYEGSLQEILDITEKYICKNPTVINSKVVEDRDTLRVAVLSGYGLSQKNIEYVSKIAEVYISGDLTHHSKILAEDLNLCIIDGGHYGTEVYGLRYFSKYLKEILEVKIVTLDF
- a CDS encoding DUF356 domain-containing protein, with amino-acid sequence MVLLLIRGDNYKKIKNALADIHRHGKLTILGKPRIIVPEAADEILKYILGTIKKPCKRACLVRIQESAPKAIDRIRKIHPPAHIVVISEKYEPYYYLMRDLPKMPVLKGFYKSKKKEKEKNNDKQ
- the tfrB gene encoding fumarate reductase (CoM/CoB) subunit TfrB, coding for MGLITITVNRNGILEKYTVPDGITVLEALEYINSNYKEGILYRSSCRSGQCGSCAMTINGEPRLACKTKVEDGMIISPLEGFNVVKDLIIDRSPYYRKMQDLRNYLQWHEDMNIPTITSKDIKEFKGVRNCIDCLCCLSICPARKFSQYPGPTFMRQLARFAFDPRDKGEREKEAYFENLHNCTTCAKCVEVCPKEIDIVHRAIERLRELAFKKGYYLRNHLTVRENILKGNRSVKKEKRSFLEEIKEEYIVDKEKMRLAFFTGCLVDYRLQHVGRSAIKVLNAHGISLVIPKEQVCCGSPLFRTGQRDLAEKLKKKNLKVFNNLDVDGVVTVCAGCGSTLKRDYKEREFQVMDITQVLDKVPMEYKPLDVKVTYHDPCHLKRGQGIYLEPRRILKRIPKLKFVEMEIPDQCCGAGGGVRSGKPKVSYAIGKRKVRMIYKTGADYVITVCPFCEYHIKDTLEKFREGKNYLKVEVMNIVSLLDRVI